From Thalassococcus sp. S3, one genomic window encodes:
- a CDS encoding ABC transporter substrate-binding protein produces the protein MHFNVKATIAALATSFTLAAPASAELTGDLKIFLDTSNPAPRATMEAMIGRFQELHPDLNIETTVIDREAYKTQIRNFLTANAPDVATWYAANRMRPYVEAGLFEDVSDLWAEPEIAENLASTKGAMTIDDKQWGVPYTYYQWGVYYRKDIYEELGLSEPASFEEMKSNCQAILESGRKCYTIGTKFLWTAGGWFDYLNMRTNGFDFHMQLAGGEISWEDERVRQTFANWRELIDMGAFIDNHQSYSWQEALPFMVQGEAAAYLMGNFAVAPLREAGLTDDQLDFYQFPAINPDVELSEDAPTDTFHIPVNAQNKDNARAFLRFAVSAEEQTEINNGANLGQLPVNAQSSVDDDKFLQEGFTMLSSNSPGGVAQFWDRDAPAEMAKVSMEGFQEFMVRPDNLDRILSRLERARGRIYE, from the coding sequence ATGCACTTTAACGTCAAGGCGACGATTGCGGCGCTGGCAACGTCATTCACGCTTGCGGCTCCGGCCTCGGCAGAGCTGACCGGGGATCTGAAGATCTTTCTGGACACATCGAACCCCGCGCCACGCGCGACGATGGAGGCGATGATCGGTCGGTTTCAGGAGTTGCACCCCGACCTGAACATCGAGACCACGGTGATCGACCGGGAAGCCTACAAGACGCAGATCCGCAACTTTCTGACCGCCAACGCGCCCGACGTGGCCACATGGTATGCCGCCAACCGGATGCGCCCTTATGTCGAAGCGGGGCTGTTCGAAGACGTCTCTGACCTGTGGGCAGAGCCTGAGATTGCCGAAAACCTCGCTTCCACCAAGGGCGCGATGACCATCGACGACAAGCAGTGGGGCGTGCCGTATACGTATTATCAATGGGGCGTCTATTACCGCAAAGACATCTACGAAGAGCTGGGGTTGAGCGAGCCTGCCAGCTTCGAGGAGATGAAATCCAACTGCCAAGCCATCCTGGAGTCGGGCCGCAAATGCTATACGATCGGGACCAAGTTCCTGTGGACCGCGGGCGGCTGGTTCGACTACCTCAACATGCGTACGAACGGCTTTGACTTTCACATGCAGCTTGCCGGTGGCGAGATCAGTTGGGAAGACGAGCGGGTGCGCCAGACCTTTGCCAATTGGCGCGAGCTGATCGACATGGGCGCCTTCATCGACAACCATCAAAGCTATTCCTGGCAGGAGGCTTTGCCGTTCATGGTGCAGGGCGAGGCCGCGGCGTATCTGATGGGCAACTTCGCCGTCGCGCCCCTGCGCGAGGCGGGGCTGACGGACGATCAGCTTGATTTCTATCAGTTTCCAGCGATCAATCCGGATGTGGAATTGTCCGAGGACGCGCCGACAGACACGTTCCATATCCCCGTGAATGCCCAGAACAAGGACAATGCGCGCGCGTTCCTGCGGTTCGCCGTCTCAGCAGAGGAGCAGACCGAGATCAACAACGGGGCCAATCTGGGCCAGCTTCCGGTGAACGCGCAATCCTCGGTGGATGACGACAAGTTTCTGCAGGAAGGCTTCACAATGCTCAGCAGCAACAGCCCCGGCGGTGTCGCGCAATTCTGGGACCGCGACGCGCCGGCCGAAATGGCCAAAGTGTCGATGGAGGGGTTTCAGGAGTTCATGGTTAGGCCTGACAACCTCGACCGTATCCTGTCCCGTCTCGAACGTGCGCGCGGGCGCATCTACGAGTAA
- a CDS encoding IclR family transcriptional regulator, which translates to MSDDGTIGKACDVLDQVAAFGRPVRFGELLGNSAFPKATLYRFLQKLTNQGMLAYDAERQTYALGMRLVRLAHTAWTQSSLAPVARPHLDRLSERLNETVHLAQLDHAQVLYVDKRNAADPVEMFSQAGKVGPAYCTGVGKAMLAFLGEADLARALAQQSFHKFTPSTLTSEADLTAELNRIRASGVSYDREEHEPGIICVAAPILTRRGRVMGALSITGPTERTSLAQLESWAPEVLNTAEAIAQDAQAWRFPDQPDPDARTSP; encoded by the coding sequence GTGTCCGATGACGGAACCATAGGAAAAGCATGTGATGTTCTGGATCAGGTGGCTGCATTCGGCCGCCCGGTCCGCTTTGGCGAATTGCTCGGAAACAGCGCCTTTCCCAAGGCCACGCTTTACCGGTTTCTTCAGAAACTGACCAACCAGGGCATGCTGGCTTATGACGCGGAACGGCAAACATACGCGCTGGGCATGAGGCTGGTGCGCCTTGCGCATACAGCCTGGACACAAAGCTCTTTGGCGCCTGTCGCGCGTCCGCACCTGGACCGGCTGAGCGAGCGGCTGAATGAAACCGTCCACCTGGCGCAGCTTGACCATGCGCAGGTTCTCTATGTCGACAAGCGAAACGCCGCTGATCCTGTCGAGATGTTCAGCCAGGCCGGCAAGGTAGGGCCGGCTTATTGCACGGGTGTTGGCAAGGCCATGCTTGCGTTTCTGGGGGAAGCCGATCTTGCGCGGGCGTTGGCGCAGCAATCCTTTCACAAGTTCACGCCAAGCACGTTGACCAGCGAGGCGGATCTGACCGCCGAGTTGAACCGGATCCGGGCCAGCGGCGTGTCCTATGACCGCGAAGAGCATGAGCCCGGCATTATTTGCGTGGCCGCCCCGATCCTGACGCGGCGGGGCCGTGTGATGGGGGCGCTTTCGATCACGGGGCCGACCGAACGGACCAGCCTGGCACAACTTGAAAGCTGGGCGCCCGAGGTTCTGAACACGGCCGAGGCAATAGCACAAGATGCACAGGCCTGGCGCTTTCCCGATCAACCAGACCCAGATGCGAGGACATCGCCATGA
- a CDS encoding ABC transporter ATP-binding protein, with protein MTGVTLNKALKRYGQVQVIHGVDLEIEHGEFCVFVGPSGCGKSTLLRMIAGLEETTDGTIQIGERDVTRLDPAKRGVAMVFQTYALYPHMTVEENMGFGLRMNGVAKSEIREKVARASEILKLDTYLKRKPKALSGGQRQRVAIGRAIVRGPEVFLFDEPLSNLDAELRVEMRVEIARLHQEIGATMIYVTHDQVEAMTMADKIVVLRDGRIEQVGAPLDLYRDPDNRFVAGFIGSPSMNFLDCDVVDGRLRHAAFEEDVASPVPVPAGMVRVTLGIRPEHLQITHETPILDVDLTEALGGVSYAYLMSPAGDRLIVEERGDVRSKEGEKVGLSFYTERAMLFDIETGARLRA; from the coding sequence ATGACCGGAGTGACCTTGAACAAGGCCCTGAAGCGCTATGGACAGGTCCAGGTGATCCACGGGGTCGATCTGGAAATCGAGCATGGGGAATTTTGCGTTTTCGTGGGGCCTTCGGGCTGTGGAAAATCGACGCTTCTGCGCATGATTGCCGGTCTCGAAGAGACCACGGACGGTACGATCCAGATCGGCGAAAGGGATGTCACGCGACTTGATCCCGCAAAGAGGGGTGTGGCGATGGTATTCCAGACCTACGCGCTTTACCCGCATATGACGGTCGAGGAAAACATGGGCTTTGGCCTGCGGATGAATGGCGTCGCCAAATCCGAGATCCGGGAAAAGGTCGCGCGCGCCTCGGAGATTCTGAAGCTCGACACTTATCTCAAGCGCAAGCCCAAGGCGCTCTCGGGCGGGCAGCGCCAACGGGTTGCCATCGGGCGGGCGATCGTGCGCGGGCCGGAGGTGTTTCTGTTTGATGAGCCATTGTCGAACCTCGATGCGGAGCTGCGCGTCGAAATGAGGGTCGAGATCGCACGTCTGCATCAGGAGATCGGCGCGACGATGATCTATGTGACCCACGATCAGGTCGAGGCGATGACGATGGCCGACAAGATCGTGGTTCTGCGCGATGGCCGCATCGAGCAGGTCGGCGCGCCCCTCGACCTTTACCGGGATCCCGACAATCGGTTCGTCGCCGGCTTCATAGGATCGCCGTCGATGAATTTTCTGGACTGCGACGTCGTCGATGGCCGCCTGCGCCACGCGGCATTCGAAGAGGATGTCGCGTCTCCGGTGCCGGTACCTGCTGGCATGGTAAGGGTGACACTGGGTATCCGACCGGAGCATTTGCAGATCACGCACGAAACACCGATCCTTGATGTGGATCTGACCGAAGCCCTGGGCGGGGTCTCATACGCTTATCTCATGTCACCGGCAGGGGATCGCCTGATCGTCGAGGAACGCGGAGACGTGCGCAGCAAGGAAGGGGAAAAGGTGGGGCTCAGTTTCTACACGGAGCGCGCAATGCTGTTCGACATCGAAACGGGCGCCAGATTGCGGGCCTGA
- a CDS encoding ATP-binding cassette domain-containing protein yields the protein MAEGLELRGVRIVRGERTLIEIDHHVRPGQVLTIMGPSGVGKSTLLAFITGTLSPDFAAFGEVWLNGRNVTGLPPHQRCIGILFQDDLLFPHLSVGANVAFGMSKGGGRRQRRLRIEAALEEIGLAGCFDRDPATLSGGQRARAALMRSLLSDPCALLLDEAFSGLDASRRAQIRDLVFSRCAALGLPVIMVTHYIEDGRAAGGDIIELCGEDQ from the coding sequence ATGGCTGAAGGATTGGAGCTTCGCGGGGTTCGGATCGTTCGGGGCGAACGCACCCTGATCGAGATCGACCACCATGTCCGTCCCGGCCAGGTGCTGACCATCATGGGGCCCTCCGGGGTTGGAAAATCAACGTTGCTGGCCTTCATCACAGGCACCCTGTCCCCGGATTTCGCGGCGTTTGGCGAAGTCTGGCTGAACGGTCGCAACGTCACCGGGCTACCGCCGCATCAGCGCTGCATCGGTATCCTTTTTCAGGACGACCTTCTCTTTCCGCATCTCAGCGTGGGTGCAAATGTCGCGTTCGGGATGTCGAAAGGCGGCGGTCGGCGCCAGCGCCGGCTTCGGATCGAGGCCGCGCTTGAAGAAATCGGCCTTGCCGGCTGTTTTGATCGCGATCCGGCCACCCTGTCCGGCGGGCAACGCGCGCGCGCAGCGCTCATGCGCAGCCTGCTTTCGGATCCATGCGCGCTGCTGCTGGACGAAGCGTTTTCGGGCCTCGATGCCTCACGCCGCGCGCAGATCCGCGATCTGGTTTTTTCACGCTGCGCTGCTCTGGGACTGCCCGTCATCATGGTGACCCATTATATCGAGGATGGTCGCGCGGCAGGCGGCGACATCATCGAACTCTGCGGCGAAGATCAGTAG
- a CDS encoding ABC transporter permease, giving the protein MFLPVGAGLMGAVFPAFGYLPPAGLTEFSLAPVKALFDWPGLGVASRLSLTTGLLATLIALSIVTLVLAGWSGTKPFRALERLLSPLLAVPHAAAAFGLAFLIAPSGWLSRLLSPAATGWDKPPDLVILQDPYGLSMTAGLVAKEVPFLLLMALAAIGQSDARRRVRVAQALGYGRVTGWLKSVFPAIYAQIRLPVYVVLAYSMSTVDVALILGPTLPPPLSVQVVRWMNDPDLTMRLVASAGALMQLGLVLAALLVWRVGELIVQRLGDVWVLSGRRGARADIFLRPLGLLAGLITAISLIIGLAGLAIWSVSGFWGFPAPLPDQFTLRGWSRNLDGLIDTTVTTFLIAFAATGIAVLLVVGCLEAEFRRSRPITRRGIWLIYLPLLIPQIAFLPGLQTLLLSLGGKDGLAPVVATHVVFVLPYVFLSLGDPWRAWDRRHAVVAAGLGSGQTDIFWRVRLPMMLRPILTAAAVGLAVSIGQYLPTLLVGGGRVSTLTTEAVALAAGGDRRTIGIYAVAQTAVVMLPFALALAIPALMWRNRRGLHG; this is encoded by the coding sequence ATGTTTCTGCCTGTGGGCGCGGGGCTTATGGGCGCTGTCTTTCCGGCGTTCGGATATCTGCCCCCTGCCGGACTTACGGAGTTTAGCCTTGCCCCCGTCAAGGCGCTTTTCGACTGGCCCGGCCTGGGCGTCGCATCGCGCCTGTCCCTGACAACGGGGCTTCTTGCGACACTGATCGCCCTATCGATTGTAACGCTTGTGCTCGCCGGGTGGTCCGGCACGAAACCGTTCCGCGCGCTTGAGCGTTTGCTGTCCCCGCTTCTGGCGGTTCCGCATGCGGCGGCAGCCTTTGGTCTGGCCTTTCTGATCGCCCCGTCCGGCTGGTTGTCACGACTGCTTTCTCCGGCGGCGACCGGTTGGGACAAGCCGCCAGATCTGGTCATCCTGCAGGATCCATACGGTCTGTCAATGACCGCCGGTCTGGTCGCGAAAGAGGTTCCGTTCCTGTTGCTGATGGCACTTGCGGCAATCGGGCAAAGCGATGCACGCCGCCGCGTTCGTGTTGCGCAGGCTTTGGGGTACGGGCGCGTCACGGGCTGGCTGAAATCCGTGTTCCCGGCGATCTACGCGCAGATCCGGTTACCCGTCTACGTCGTTCTGGCCTATTCGATGTCGACCGTGGATGTCGCTTTGATCCTCGGCCCCACATTGCCCCCGCCCCTGTCGGTGCAGGTTGTGCGCTGGATGAACGACCCCGATCTGACAATGCGGCTTGTCGCATCCGCAGGTGCGCTGATGCAGTTGGGCCTGGTACTCGCCGCCCTTTTGGTCTGGCGCGTCGGAGAACTTATAGTTCAACGGCTGGGCGACGTCTGGGTCCTGTCCGGGCGTCGCGGAGCAAGGGCCGATATATTCTTGCGCCCGCTTGGCCTACTGGCCGGTCTGATCACCGCGATCTCCCTCATCATCGGCCTGGCCGGTCTCGCAATCTGGTCCGTTTCCGGCTTCTGGGGGTTCCCGGCCCCCCTGCCCGACCAATTCACCCTGAGAGGATGGAGCCGCAACCTGGACGGCCTGATCGACACAACCGTCACCACGTTTCTTATCGCGTTTGCGGCAACGGGAATTGCCGTATTGCTTGTCGTCGGCTGCCTGGAGGCCGAGTTTCGGCGGTCGCGCCCCATCACCCGGCGCGGGATATGGCTGATTTACCTTCCGCTGCTCATCCCGCAGATCGCATTCCTTCCCGGCCTGCAAACACTCCTTCTGTCGCTTGGTGGAAAGGACGGTCTGGCGCCTGTCGTCGCGACGCATGTTGTGTTCGTTCTACCTTATGTCTTCCTTTCGCTCGGCGATCCATGGCGGGCCTGGGACAGGCGACACGCCGTCGTCGCCGCCGGGCTTGGCAGCGGGCAGACCGACATTTTCTGGCGGGTGCGGCTGCCGATGATGCTGCGGCCGATCCTGACAGCGGCCGCGGTGGGTCTTGCCGTGTCTATTGGACAATATCTGCCCACCCTGCTTGTCGGCGGCGGCCGCGTGAGCACCCTGACCACCGAGGCTGTTGCACTGGCGGCGGGGGGCGATCGGCGCACCATCGGTATCTACGCCGTCGCGCAAACCGCAGTTGTCATGCTGCCTTTTGCCCTTGCGCTCGCCATACCCGCCCTGATGTGGCGCAACAGACGGGGGCTTCATGGCTGA
- a CDS encoding ABC transporter substrate-binding protein, with product MTRKTKLATFVALVTWALPATADPDPTNWAAILEEAQGQTVYWHAWGGSTATNDFIAWAGEQIKETYDVTLEHVKLADTADAVTRVLSEKQAGRDDDGAVDMIWINGPNFAAMKEADLLFGPFAESLPNWQFVDVEGKAVQTDFTVPTEGFEAPWAMAQVVFMHDTDDLPDALPNVEAILDWATANPGRFTYPQPPDFLGTTFLKQVLIDLTDNDAILSQPVDTANYEAVTDPLWDFLDQLTPHLWRSGTVYPTTGPAQLQLIANDEVDLAISFSPGEATTAIANGQLPPSVRTFVLEDGTLGNASFVAIPYNSGAKAGAMVLANFLMSPKAQLRAQDPEILGYGTVLDVEALPETDRAAFAALDLGIATLTPEELGQVRPEPHPSWMIRIAEDWSERYGAGR from the coding sequence ATGACACGAAAAACCAAACTTGCCACGTTCGTCGCTCTTGTGACCTGGGCCTTGCCCGCCACCGCGGACCCGGACCCGACAAACTGGGCGGCGATCCTGGAAGAGGCGCAGGGCCAGACCGTTTATTGGCACGCTTGGGGGGGCTCCACTGCGACCAACGACTTCATTGCCTGGGCAGGTGAGCAGATCAAAGAGACATACGATGTCACCCTCGAGCACGTTAAGCTGGCCGATACCGCGGACGCGGTCACACGGGTGCTGAGCGAAAAGCAAGCCGGGCGCGATGACGATGGCGCCGTTGACATGATCTGGATTAACGGCCCCAATTTCGCGGCCATGAAAGAGGCCGATCTGCTCTTCGGGCCGTTTGCGGAAAGCCTTCCCAATTGGCAATTCGTCGACGTAGAGGGCAAAGCCGTTCAAACCGATTTCACCGTCCCGACTGAAGGGTTCGAAGCGCCCTGGGCGATGGCGCAGGTCGTGTTCATGCACGACACCGACGACCTGCCGGACGCGCTGCCGAACGTGGAGGCGATCCTGGATTGGGCAACGGCAAACCCGGGGCGCTTCACCTATCCGCAGCCCCCTGACTTTCTTGGAACCACGTTTCTCAAACAAGTGCTGATCGACCTTACGGATAATGACGCAATTCTGTCGCAGCCCGTCGATACCGCGAATTACGAAGCTGTCACCGACCCGCTTTGGGATTTTCTGGATCAGTTGACGCCTCACCTTTGGCGGTCCGGCACCGTCTATCCGACAACGGGTCCGGCACAGCTGCAACTGATTGCAAATGACGAGGTCGATCTGGCGATCTCGTTCAGCCCGGGGGAGGCAACGACGGCCATCGCGAACGGGCAATTGCCGCCATCCGTACGAACCTTTGTCTTGGAGGACGGAACCTTGGGCAATGCCTCTTTCGTGGCGATCCCCTACAATTCGGGCGCGAAGGCCGGCGCGATGGTGCTTGCCAATTTCCTGATGTCTCCCAAAGCGCAGCTTCGCGCGCAGGACCCCGAGATCCTGGGTTACGGTACGGTGCTCGATGTCGAAGCATTGCCCGAAACTGATCGCGCGGCCTTTGCCGCTCTTGATCTGGGCATCGCGACGCTGACCCCGGAGGAGTTGGGCCAGGTGCGCCCGGAACCGCATCCAAGCTGGATGATCCGGATCGCCGAGGATTGGAGCGAGCGTTACGGCGCCGGACGCTGA
- a CDS encoding CDP-alcohol phosphatidyltransferase family protein, which yields MLDAWMRRIIDPPLNAAGKRLASAGVSADTVTLAGLVLGLAAAAFVWAGFFLVALLLLLASRLADGLDGAVARATRKTDFGGYLDIVADFLFYGAIPLAFVFHDPAVNGVAGAFLLASFYFNGTSFLGYAILAEKHGMETTAQGSKSLYFSNGLLEGTETILFFVALCLLPSLFAPLAWGFGALCYLTAILRVFAARDVFQTRTETE from the coding sequence ATGCTCGATGCATGGATGCGGCGGATCATAGACCCGCCCCTGAACGCCGCAGGAAAACGCCTGGCTTCGGCTGGCGTCAGCGCCGACACGGTGACCCTCGCCGGACTGGTTCTGGGCCTGGCGGCGGCGGCTTTTGTCTGGGCAGGGTTCTTCCTTGTCGCCCTTTTGTTGCTGCTGGCGTCCCGGCTTGCGGACGGTCTAGACGGCGCGGTCGCACGTGCAACCCGGAAAACCGATTTCGGAGGCTACCTCGATATCGTGGCGGATTTCCTGTTTTACGGAGCGATCCCCCTGGCATTCGTGTTTCACGACCCCGCCGTCAATGGTGTGGCGGGGGCGTTCCTTCTGGCCTCGTTCTATTTCAACGGAACGAGTTTTTTGGGCTACGCGATCCTGGCCGAGAAACATGGGATGGAGACGACCGCACAGGGGAGCAAATCACTCTACTTCTCTAACGGCCTTTTGGAGGGCACGGAAACCATCCTGTTCTTTGTCGCCCTTTGCCTTCTGCCTTCACTTTTCGCGCCGCTGGCCTGGGGCTTCGGCGCGTTATGCTATCTGACAGCCATTCTGCGCGTCTTTGCCGCGCGGGACGTGTTTCAAACCCGAACGGAAACCGAATGA
- a CDS encoding HAMP domain-containing sensor histidine kinase, whose amino-acid sequence MAERARFGTLKMRGIVWTLTAFVAGGLASGLWITSQSNWKSYLNQAYLAGFALHDTLIRDAPAPPDLRLSPVTIGDLSDQGTPITPEFGPRTYVTSVSILTDPILTLGGRRIQLRIVSPDLQYPVADLPPADASNTASKVADVARLLASLCSEPVVFARVDQGAWLRVHGDDVWGCAAAPRDLRLLALAVGICGLLICISLVAETAGHFAQFTDTLRLYGRTRGRAPLPEEGPEELQSLAKTLNAYLETEQDRLHKRALVLSGVSHDLGTPATRLRLRTALIDDAELRQKLETDIDLMTGMIESVLTYTRAEISAEDPVELSLTSVVQAVVADYDDVGKPVRFMPAEARSVERSRTLFAAAPGSLMLPSEEARRVLITARPVALRRAIGNLVDNALKYGRRAAVSVHANSGEAAIIVEDEGTTMSEDMLDRLTKPFLRGENAGLTDGVGLGLTIVSTIAQQHGGALTFERVPTGLRAILTIRRA is encoded by the coding sequence ATGGCTGAACGCGCGCGTTTTGGAACGTTGAAAATGCGCGGCATCGTCTGGACGCTGACAGCCTTTGTGGCCGGCGGCCTCGCCAGCGGCCTTTGGATTACGTCTCAATCCAACTGGAAAAGCTACCTGAACCAGGCCTATCTCGCAGGTTTTGCGCTTCATGATACGCTGATCCGGGATGCCCCTGCCCCGCCAGATCTCAGGCTGAGCCCCGTGACCATCGGAGACCTTTCCGATCAGGGGACACCGATCACGCCTGAATTCGGCCCGCGCACCTATGTGACATCCGTTTCCATCTTGACCGATCCGATCCTGACGCTTGGAGGTCGGCGCATTCAGCTGCGGATCGTCTCACCAGATCTGCAATATCCGGTGGCGGATCTCCCGCCGGCGGATGCCAGCAATACGGCCTCTAAGGTCGCGGATGTCGCGCGTCTGCTTGCCAGCCTTTGCAGTGAGCCGGTGGTCTTTGCGCGCGTGGATCAGGGTGCATGGCTGCGCGTGCATGGCGACGATGTCTGGGGGTGTGCCGCCGCCCCCCGCGACCTGAGACTGCTGGCCTTGGCCGTGGGCATCTGCGGACTTCTGATCTGTATATCCCTCGTGGCGGAAACCGCCGGTCACTTTGCTCAATTCACCGACACTTTGCGTCTCTATGGCCGCACCAGGGGGCGGGCCCCTTTACCCGAAGAAGGCCCGGAAGAGCTGCAGAGCCTGGCCAAAACACTGAATGCCTATCTGGAAACGGAGCAGGACCGGCTCCACAAACGGGCGCTCGTTCTGTCGGGTGTGAGCCACGATCTTGGAACGCCGGCCACACGCCTGAGACTGCGCACGGCCCTGATCGACGACGCGGAGCTGCGACAAAAGCTGGAGACCGACATCGACCTGATGACAGGCATGATCGAAAGCGTTCTGACCTACACCCGCGCGGAGATCAGCGCCGAAGACCCGGTTGAGCTTTCCCTGACCTCGGTGGTTCAGGCTGTTGTCGCGGATTATGACGATGTCGGCAAACCGGTCCGGTTCATGCCCGCTGAAGCCCGGAGCGTGGAGCGGAGCAGAACGCTTTTCGCAGCGGCACCCGGATCCCTTATGTTACCTTCGGAAGAGGCGCGCAGAGTTCTGATCACCGCGCGACCGGTGGCCCTGCGCCGCGCCATCGGCAATCTTGTGGACAATGCGCTGAAATATGGGCGCCGCGCGGCGGTATCGGTCCATGCAAATTCGGGCGAGGCGGCCATCATAGTGGAAGACGAAGGCACCACCATGTCCGAAGACATGCTGGATCGCCTCACGAAACCCTTCCTGAGGGGGGAGAATGCGGGGCTGACCGATGGGGTAGGCCTTGGACTGACGATCGTGTCCACCATCGCGCAACAACACGGCGGCGCGCTCACCTTTGAACGTGTCCCGACGGGTTTGCGGGCCATTCTCACGATCCGGCGCGCGTGA
- a CDS encoding response regulator codes for MAISKLMVVDDDPEMREMMTQFLRKHGFFVLTAESEEEIARHLETSRIDLILLDVMLGQENGVRICERLREEQDVPIILVSALSADHHRMAGYSVGADDYIAKPFNPDLLLARVRAVLRRGRRSASLQYRRNISRYVFQGWSFDAKTNVTLAPDGFQVALSQREIALLKVLVANPHIALTRQEIAEGLDTTRETGRHLDVSEGRAIDVLVGRLRSKIESNPKEPDMLRTARGVGYVFAVDVDVSDG; via the coding sequence ATGGCAATTTCCAAGCTGATGGTTGTCGATGACGACCCCGAGATGCGCGAGATGATGACCCAGTTTCTCAGAAAGCACGGCTTTTTCGTGCTGACGGCGGAAAGCGAGGAAGAAATTGCCCGCCACCTTGAGACAAGCCGTATAGACCTGATCCTGCTTGACGTGATGCTGGGCCAGGAAAACGGTGTGCGCATCTGCGAACGCCTGCGGGAGGAGCAGGATGTCCCGATCATCCTCGTCTCTGCCCTGTCGGCGGATCATCACCGCATGGCCGGATACAGTGTCGGCGCGGATGACTATATTGCCAAACCGTTCAATCCCGATCTGTTGCTCGCGCGGGTCCGCGCGGTTCTGCGGCGGGGCAGACGGTCCGCGTCGTTGCAATATCGCCGCAATATCTCGCGATACGTCTTTCAGGGGTGGTCCTTTGACGCAAAAACGAACGTGACCCTGGCGCCGGACGGGTTCCAGGTCGCCCTGTCCCAACGTGAGATCGCGCTGCTGAAGGTGCTTGTGGCAAATCCTCATATCGCGCTGACCCGTCAGGAAATTGCCGAAGGGCTGGATACCACCCGCGAGACAGGCCGACACCTCGACGTTTCGGAGGGGCGCGCCATCGATGTTCTCGTCGGGCGTCTGCGCTCCAAGATCGAGAGCAATCCGAAAGAGCCGGACATGCTGCGCACGGCCCGCGGGGTCGGGTATGTTTTTGCCGTGGATGTCGATGTTTCCGATGGCTGA
- a CDS encoding ABC transporter substrate-binding protein yields MTIFKRTAASSALALLAAGAALAGPEAEVLHWWTSGGEAKSVAVLQEEFASKGGEWTDMPVAGGGGDAAMTALRARVLSGNAPTAVQLKGPAIQEWYQEGVLADISSVADAQGWAEVLPASIAGHMKCDDIWCAAPVNVHRVDWIWANAEILAANDIEMPTSWDEFNAAAEKLQAAGITPLAHGGQAWQDATVFETVVLGVGGPDFYQKALVDLDDEALTSDTMVAVFDQMRTLRGYVDDNFSGRDWNLATAMVMNGEAAFQIMGDWAKGEFLAAGKVPGEDFLCASTPGDGFLYNVDSFAMFDVDGDDKVAGQKLLAELIVGPSFQKVFNLNKGSIPARTDVALDDFDTCAHLSADDMTASSDGGSLLPSYAHGMALFGAQSGAITDVVTAHFNSDMSSEDAVQMLVNAVANSR; encoded by the coding sequence ATGACAATATTCAAGCGCACAGCCGCGTCGTCCGCGCTGGCCCTGCTGGCTGCCGGTGCCGCCCTAGCGGGACCCGAAGCGGAAGTTCTGCACTGGTGGACATCCGGTGGGGAGGCCAAGTCCGTGGCCGTTCTGCAGGAGGAATTTGCGTCGAAAGGCGGCGAATGGACGGATATGCCCGTGGCCGGTGGCGGTGGGGATGCCGCCATGACCGCATTGCGCGCGCGTGTTCTGTCGGGCAATGCGCCGACGGCGGTTCAACTGAAAGGCCCGGCCATTCAGGAATGGTATCAGGAAGGCGTGCTGGCTGATATCTCGTCCGTTGCAGATGCCCAGGGATGGGCTGAGGTGCTGCCCGCATCAATCGCGGGCCATATGAAATGTGACGACATCTGGTGCGCTGCTCCGGTGAACGTGCACCGGGTCGACTGGATCTGGGCCAACGCCGAGATTCTGGCGGCGAACGACATCGAGATGCCGACCAGCTGGGACGAGTTCAACGCGGCGGCAGAAAAGCTGCAGGCGGCCGGCATCACGCCTTTGGCCCATGGCGGTCAAGCCTGGCAGGACGCCACGGTCTTCGAAACCGTCGTTTTGGGTGTCGGCGGCCCGGATTTCTATCAAAAGGCGCTCGTCGATCTGGATGACGAAGCGCTGACGTCCGACACGATGGTCGCCGTCTTCGATCAGATGCGCACATTGCGCGGCTATGTCGACGACAATTTCTCGGGCCGGGACTGGAACCTTGCCACCGCGATGGTCATGAACGGCGAGGCCGCGTTCCAGATCATGGGGGATTGGGCAAAGGGCGAGTTTCTCGCCGCCGGGAAAGTGCCGGGCGAAGACTTCCTCTGTGCTTCGACACCTGGGGACGGGTTCCTCTATAATGTCGACAGCTTTGCCATGTTCGATGTGGACGGGGACGACAAGGTCGCGGGCCAGAAGCTTTTGGCCGAACTCATCGTGGGGCCAAGCTTTCAGAAGGTGTTCAATCTCAACAAGGGGTCGATCCCGGCCCGGACCGATGTGGCGCTGGACGACTTCGATACCTGCGCGCATCTGTCTGCCGACGACATGACCGCGAGCTCCGATGGCGGGTCGCTTCTGCCCTCTTATGCGCATGGCATGGCCCTCTTTGGCGCGCAGTCCGGTGCGATCACCGACGTCGTCACCGCCCACTTCAACTCTGACATGTCGTCCGAGGATGCGGTTCAGATGCTCGTCAACGCAGTGGCCAACAGCCGCTGA